The Meiothermus sp. CFH 77666 genome has a window encoding:
- the trpC gene encoding indole-3-glycerol phosphate synthase TrpC — MVPELSKVPGILGEISRRRYSEVVGLEGLEWAVPAAAPPSFSQALRLPGLSLIAEVKRKSPSQGEIAVALEAAQVARAYRAGGARAISVLTEPHYFAGSDQDLLEVRQAVDLPILRKDFTVHPVQIAQSRAIGASAVLLIVAVLGSLTEVYLKLAHEQGLDALVEVHDEAELEIALAAGAPIIGVNNRNLADLSIDRSTAPRLGQMARRAGFSGLLVAESGYSEPAQLVELEGLFDAVLIGTSLARSANWQAAATQMTRK, encoded by the coding sequence ATGGTTCCAGAGCTGTCCAAAGTGCCCGGCATTTTGGGAGAGATATCCAGACGACGCTATAGCGAGGTGGTGGGCCTCGAGGGCCTCGAGTGGGCCGTGCCTGCAGCGGCTCCGCCTTCATTCAGCCAGGCTTTGCGCTTGCCGGGTTTGTCGCTGATTGCCGAGGTGAAACGCAAGAGCCCCTCACAAGGAGAGATAGCGGTGGCGCTCGAGGCTGCCCAGGTGGCCCGCGCCTACAGGGCGGGCGGTGCCAGGGCCATCAGTGTGCTCACCGAACCGCACTATTTTGCCGGTTCAGATCAGGATTTGCTCGAGGTGCGGCAGGCGGTGGACTTGCCCATTCTGCGCAAGGATTTCACCGTACACCCCGTGCAAATTGCCCAGTCGCGGGCGATTGGTGCATCGGCGGTGCTGCTAATTGTGGCGGTGCTGGGTTCTCTGACGGAGGTGTATCTGAAGCTGGCCCATGAGCAAGGTCTGGACGCGCTGGTCGAGGTGCACGACGAGGCCGAGCTCGAAATCGCACTGGCTGCGGGAGCCCCGATTATTGGGGTCAACAACCGCAACCTGGCTGACCTGAGCATTGACCGCTCCACAGCGCCACGGCTGGGCCAGATGGCCCGACGGGCAGGGTTTAGCGGCCTGCTGGTAGCCGAGTCGGGCTACAGCGAACCGGCTCAACTGGTCGAGCTCGAGGGCCTCTTTGATGCGGTGTTGATTGGCACCAGCCTGGCCCGCAGCGCCAACTGGCAGGCGGCAGCAACGCAGATGACCCGTAAGTAG